One Plasmodium vivax chromosome 13, whole genome shotgun sequence genomic region harbors:
- a CDS encoding hypothetical protein, conserved (encoded by transcript PVX_085870A), with the protein MMHERNLQNSVFTNFEELSKKHTFLNIFLRKNNSGKLFYNFGKSLAIYFLSKATLKEYYDLNFYLPYVQCKALDGTLEHITVVSKGEDGDYVTAQVSDLAQFKNTLFIMYNEYNHMLLNLQSEREECVLMNESTSIEEESRGKKNYLCPNIPGRANYMHYIADLTALPRLPGEGASEGANHGAHPSERASVLPLEQLDEWAPPTQQTNGEEKDALLRGSQIKVLDIGVGSNCIYPLLGNCIYNWSFVGVDVNLDSLKFCYLNILLNNKESSVVLKYQKDPRKIFNNVVNDKDFFFFTVCNPPFYSSLDEVNRNPFRNIRAHVNEVVYFDAEQVAPTELQKVDDEFGSAEEDKTVRSTRSEHIGADTDKSRLANCDDYLENNCSLGATYNSEEEHLGGMKEVDEGLQKGQMQSDIPGNCIGGEYGFVLNMIKESSSYFYNVVWFTTMVSKFKNVKLIKKEIIKSMRLYTMDNKKQVNFLDALTRNDMHFDEHLRLQKVQGCSFPVHIAQHRIFESYTGRITRWIVCWSYYGEEHIGRVKRLLHGRICAA; encoded by the coding sequence ATGATGCATGAaagaaatttacaaaatagcGTCTTCAccaattttgaagaattaagcaaaaaaCATACCTTtctaaacatatttttacgcaaaaaTAATAGtgggaaattattttacaattttggaaaatctCTAGCCATCTACTTCCTCAGTAAAGCCACCCTGAAGGAGTACTACGACCTAAACTTTTATTTGCCTTATGTACAATGCAAAGCGCTCGATGGGACCCTAGAACACATAACTGTAGTATCGAAGGGAGAAGATGGCGACTACGTTACTGCTCAAGTGAGTGATCTGGCCCAGTTTAAGAACACCCTCTTTATCATGTATAATGAGTACAACCACATGCTACTGAATTTGCAAAGTGAAAGGGAAGAGTGTGTGCTGATGAACGAGAGTACCTCCATAGAGGAGGAAAGTAGGGGCAAGAAAAACTACCTGTGTCCAAACATTCCTGGCAGGGCTAATTACATGCACTATATAGCCGACTTGACTGCGCTGCCGAGGCTTCCCGGGGAGGGGGCCTCCGAAGGGGCCAACCATGGTGCTCATCCGAGTGAACGGGCTAGCGTTCTCCCTTTGGAACAGCTGGACGAATGGGCACCACCTACGCAGCAGACCAATGGCGAGGAGAAGGACGCTCTACTGCGCGGCAGCCAAATAAAAGTACTAGACATTGGGGTGGGCTCAAACTGCATATACCCACTACTCGGGAACTGCATTTACAATTGGTCCTTCGTAGGGGTAGACGTAAATTTAGactcattaaaattttgctatttaaacattttactGAATAACAAAGAAAGCAGCGTAGTGCTCAAGTATCAAAAGGACCCtaggaaaatatttaataacgTTGTAAATGAtaaagactttttttttttcaccgttTGTAACCCGCCATTTTACAGTTCCTTGGATGAAGTTAACAGAAACCCCTTTCGGAACATCCGGGCCCACGTGAACGAAGTGGTTTATTTTGACGCCGAACAAGTTGCACCTACGGAGTTGCAGAAGGTCGACGATGAGTTTGGCTCCGCGGAAGAGGATAAAACAGTACGTAGTACACGTAGTGAGCACATTGGAGCAGATACGGATAAGTCTCGCCTGGCGAATTGTGATGATTATCTAGAGAACAACTGCTCCCTCGGTGCGACCTACAATAGTGAGGAGGAACATCTCGGTGGGATGAAAGAAGTGGATGAGGGGCTGCAAAAAGGACAAATGCAAAGCGACATACCTGGCAACTGTATCGGGGGAGAATACGGCTTTGTCCTAAATATGATTAAGGAAAGTAGCTCCTACTTTTACAACGTAGTCTGGTTCACCACCATGGTCtccaaatttaaaaatgtgaaattaataaaaaaggaaataataaaGTCTATGCGATTGTACACCATGGATAACAAAAAACAAGTGAATTTTCTGGATGCCCTTACACGGAATGACATGCATTTTGATGAGCACCTCCGTTTGCAGAAGGTGCAGGGGTGTTCCTTCCCGGTGCACATAGCGCAGCATCGAATTTTCGAGTCCTACACCGGCAGAATAACCAGGTGGATCGTTTGCTGGTCCTACTACGGGGAGGAGCACATCGGCCGCGTCAAGCGGCTGCTGCACGGGCGAATTTGTGCAGCGTGA
- a CDS encoding GTP-binding protein, putative (encoded by transcript PVX_085875A; Apicoplast targeted protein. Curated by Stuart Ralph, Walter and Eliza Hall Institute of Medical Research, Australia.), which translates to MHIGFTVLLLMLFHKRAALHSFPSKCGRENTLFVNSRLNCKEGEKRSSRAANKLQCMKKQIKKNQFHDRCVINIKGGNGGDGICCFTTFSQKKNKKYASGGRGGKGGNVYLIGDKKIDNFLSLKLKSFYYAGNGGKGLNNNQSGESGKDECINIPVNTIIYDEEKKFVNFIHLNGQKVLVALGGKGGKGNYSYRTKSLKIPFVCQFGEKTKEKKIFLKKIFFTDFGIIGYPNVGKSTLLNRITNANVKIANYSYTSKFPNLGIFRRDQRSGEVDQSSSEGDNLADQNEGEETASEGNREEEENPMEEEYPLQEEPTWEGETHSTDDTTCEGGEKNAAKNYTVIDFPGIIKNLDKKVSNISYKYLEHLKHCKILIYMFDINSSCDVLLETYRNIKDVLVQYDPIFKGKREVVLLNKIDICKEKKDSVRNVMNQLRENLKVENIFCISALTGENAVEAINEIVSKINDDSTASEFLKSLPEPIDIAKIEDSDNFRPSQFEIYKYKENVFIVKGKYIENQANIFNFSKSDTAKIFAKIVDHLNINVKLKNVGAREGDRIIISNYSYEFSLEGD; encoded by the coding sequence ATGCATATTGGATTTACCGTTCTGCTCCTTATGCTATTCCACAAGAGGGCTGCTCTGCACAGTTTTCCTTCCAAGTGTGGAAGGGAGAATACCCTCTTTGTCAACAGTCGCTTGAACTGCAAGGAGGGTGAGAAGCGATCAAGTCGCGCAGCAAATAAGCTACAGTGCATGAAAAAGCAGATAAAGAAAAACCAATTCCATGACCGGTGTGTAATTAACATTAAGGGAGGAAATGGGGGAGATGGCATATGCTGTTTTACAACATTTTcgcagaagaaaaataaaaagtacgCTTCTGGTGGCCGCGGGGGGAAAGGCGGTAATGTTTACCTAAttggggataaaaaaattgacaattTTCTTAGCCTTAAATTAAAATCTTTTTACTATGCTGGaaatggaggaaaaggaTTAAACAATAATCAAAGTGGGGAAAGTGGAAAAGACGAATGCATAAATATCCCTGTGAATACAATTATATACGACGAAGAGAAGAagtttgttaattttattcatttaaatggCCAAAAAGTGCTAGTcgctttgggggggaaaggtGGAAAGGGGAATTACTCCTACAGAACTAAAAGCCTGAAAATACCATTTGTCTGCcaatttggggaaaaaaccaaggaaaaaaaaattttcctgaaaaaaatattttttaccgATTTTGGGATTATCGGCTACCCCAACGTGGGGAAGAGCACGCTGCTGAACAGGATCACCAACGCGAACGTAAAAATTGCCAACTATAGCTACACGTCGAAGTTTCCCAACCTGGGGATATTTAGGCGCGATCAGCGCAGTGGAGAAGTTGACCAGAGCAGTAGCGAAGGGGATAACCTTGCTGACCAaaacgaaggggaagaaaccgCTTCGGAGGGTAACcgcgaggaggaagaaaacccAATGGAGGAAGAATACCCACTGCAGGAGGAACCCACTTGGGAGGGAGAAACCCATTCGACGGACGACACAACTTGCgaggggggcgaaaaaaacgcCGCAAAAAACTACACCGTAATCGACTTCCCgggaattataaaaaaccTGGACAAAAAAGTATCAAACATTTCGTACAAATATTTGGAGCACCTGAAACATtgcaaaatattaatttacatGTTTGACATTAACAGCAGCTGTGATGTCCTACTAGAAActtatagaaatataaaagacGTTTTGGTGCAATATGACCCCATTTTTAAGGGCAAAAGGGAAGTGGTGCTCctgaacaaaattgacataTGCAAAGAGAAGAAGGATAGTGTGAGGAACGTAATGAACCAATTGAGGGAAAACTTAAAagtagaaaatatattttgcatCTCTGCATTAACAGGGGAAAATGCAGTAGAAGCGATAAATGAAATAGTTTCCAAAATTAATGATGACAGCACGGCAAgtgagtttttaaaaagcttgCCTGAGCCAATCGATATTGCCAAAATTGAAGATAGCGACAATTTCCGGCCATCTCAATTTGAAATATACAAgtataaagaaaatgtttttattgtTAAGGGGAAATATATCGAAAATCAAgccaacatttttaatttttccaaaagtgACACGGCAAAAATTTTTGCCAAAATAGTAGATCATTTGAACATAAATGTTAAGCTGAAAAATGTGGGTGCGAGGGAGGGCGATCGGATTATCATAAGCAATTACTCCTACGAGTTTTCCCTCGAGGGGGACTAG